A window of Variovorax sp. HW608 genomic DNA:
GCGAAAACTCGAACACGACATCCGAGTCGGCTCGCAAAAGCTTGTCCTTCTTGTCCGCGTAGTGCAACCGCGAGAGGATGTCGCGTATCAGGTTGAGCCGAGCGAGTCGCTTGTCGTCGGCGCGCACGATGTGCCAGGGAGCGACGGCGTTGTGTGTTCGCATCAGCATCTCGTCCCGCGCCAGCGAATACGCCTTCCAATGTTTGACAGCCACGGCATCGATCGGGCTCGTCTTCCACTGCTTGAGAGGGTCGCGGCGACGTTCGTCCAGGCGCTCGACTTGCTCGTTCTTGCTGATGTCCAGGTAGTACTTCAGCAGCTTGATGCCCGAGCGAACGATCATTTCCTCGAACATGGGCACCGACAGCATGAATTCCTCGTGTTGCGCCGGCGTGCAGAAGCCCATCACGCGTTCGACGCCGGCACGGTTGTACCAACTGCGGTTGAAGAGGACGAGTTCTTCGGCGACAGGCAGGTGCGGCACATAGCGCTGAAAGTACCAACCGTTGCGTTCGCGGTCGGAGGGCTTGCCCAACGCGACCACACGGGTTTCGCGCGGACTGAGGTTTTCCACGATCCGCTTGATGCTTCCGTCCTTGCCGGCGGCGTCCCGGCCCTCGAGGAGGATGAGGATGCGGTCGCCGCACCCGATGAAGTGCCGCTGTAGCTTGACGAGTTCGATTTGCAGCAGGTGCAACTGGGCCTCGTAGTCCTCACGGCCGAGACTCTGGACTGCCGAGCCGTGATGGGTGTCTTGATGCGCTTGCGCATCTGCCTTGCCGCGTACTTCGGATTTCTTGGATCTTGCCATGGTGTTCCCTGTCAGGTGCCGGCGCCCTCCCCGGGTTGCCTGAGAGATGGAAGGAAACGCGGCGTGCGCGCCGCGTAGGCATCGAACTCTGTTCCGAAGCTATCTCGCATGTCGGCCTCTTCCCTGATCGACAGTCGGGAGTACATCCAGACCAGCATCGGAAACATCAGCAAGGTGAGCAGTGTCGGCCACTGCAACAGGAATCCGAGCAGGATGGCAACGAACGCGACGTATTGTGGATGCCGGATGCGGGCATAGGGACCGCTGGTCGCGAGGCGTCCACTGCGCTGCGCGTGGTAGAGCACCTTCCACGCGCTGGACAGCAGCCAGAAGCCCCCGCCGATGAAGGCGTAGCTCGCGATGTGCAGGGCGCTGAAGTGCGGATCGCCCTTCTCGCCGAGCAACGTCGACCAGAGGTGGCCGCTGTTGTGCGACAGCAGATCGAGGTTCGGATACCGCGTCTGCAACCAGCCCGAGAGGAGATACAGCGTCAACGGGAAACCGTACATCTCCACGAACAGGGCAATGATGAAGGCGGCGAAGCTGCCGAACGTGCGCCAGTCGCGCGAGGTCTGAGGCCTGAAGAAGCTGAAGGCGAACATGATGAAGATCGCCGAGTTCAGGATGACGAGCATCCAGAGCCCATAGCCCGGTGCGTCGTGGCTCATGAAAACCTTTCAGGCGTGGCCTGCATGGCCCTCATCTGGGGGTCCGCGGCGCGGACCTGAAGACCTTCTGTGACGGTCATCTGATGCTCCTGCAGTTACGGTACGGTCGCGGTGTGAGCGCGGTGCGCCGATGAAGATGAGGAAAATTACAACGCCGTAGTCGAAAACGGAGTCAAGACGCAAGTGATTGATTTTTATCGTAGCGCTCGCCATTGCTACGACATTGATCCTGATCAAAGGGAGTCTGGTGTCAACTACGGGCTGCCGCGTTATCCTGAGATCGCAATGAAGAAGATTGAAGATCCCGGTTTGGTCGCCACGGGTGATCGGTTGACGATCGGCCGACTCGCGAAGGCGGCGGGCGTCGGCGTGGAGACGATCCGTTACTACCAGAGTCGCGGTCTCTTGCCGGTTCCAAAGGCGGCGACCGGCTTCAGGCAGTATCCGATGTCGATGATCGATCGCATCGGCTTCATCAAGCGCGCCCAGGATCTCGGGTTCTTGTTGGACGAGGTTGCTTCTCTCCTCGACCTTGAGGACGGGCGGAACCGTCGCGCGATCCAGACCGTAACCCGCCGACGCCTCGAGCAAATCAACGAAAAGCTGAGCGACCTCGAGCGCATGCGGTCGGCCCTGCGCGGCCTGCTCGACGAATGTGAGGTGACGGGCCATGCCCATCCGTGCCCCATCATCGCCGCCCTGCTTGGGCCGCCCCCGGCGGCGTCGCCGAGGGTGAATCGGCTCCGATAGGCTCTCGAAGCCCGGGGCGGTTCACTGATGTGTCGCGCGCCCTCCCCGGCGCCCGCGTACGCTTATACCGCCGCCAGTGCGCGCTGCAGGCGTTGCCGCACTTCGGTGGCAATCGGCTCGATGTCGTCGCGCTCGACCAAGCCCAAGACCGCCACGGGGTCCATTACCTCCACGAACGTACTGCCCTGCGGGTCGGTGCGTACCACCACGTTGCACGGAAGCAGCGCGCCGATCTGCGGTTCGGCTTCGAGCGCCTGGTGCGCGAACTGTGGATTGCAGGCCCCCAGAATTCGATAGGGCGGCATCTTCAGGCCGAGCTTCTTCTGCATCGTCGCGGCGACGTCGATGTCGGTGAGAACGCCGAAGCCTTCCTTGGCCAACTCCTGCGTCACACGAGCGATGGCCTCATCGTGGCTCAGTGCGACGGTTCTTCCAAATGCGTACTTGGCAGGCATGACATGGACTTTTGAACAAAGGGCGGAAAACAGTATGCACGCTCCATCTTCGGCCGGCTTGCGAAAGGTCAAGCGCGCGGGAGCGCGCTCGCACCACCGCCGCGCTCGGACTTGATCCATGTCAAGCGCCCACTGAGGGGCATTCGTAGCATTGTCCAAAAGACGTCGATCAAGAGAGGACTTTCATGCGCCGCTTGTTCACCCTTATCACTGTCGTCGTGGCCCTGAGCTTGGGCGGATGCGGCTACAACACCCTGCAGAGCAACGACGAGCAGATCAAGGCCAGCTGGTCGGAGGTGGTCAACCAGTACCAGCGACGCGCGGACCTGGTGCCGAACCTGGTGAACACGGTCAAGGGTGAAGCCAACTTTGAGCAATCCACGCTGACCAAGGTCGTAGAGGCCCGCGCCAAGGCGACGTCGATCCAGGCGACGCCGGAGCTCATCAATGATCCACAGGCCTTCCAGAAATTCCAGTCGGCGCAGGGCGAACTGTCGAGTGCATTGTCGCGCCTTCTCGTCGTCTCGGAGAACTACCCCACGCTGCGCGCGAACGAGGGATTCCGCGACCTGCAGGCGCAGCTCGAAGGCACCGAGAACCGCATCACGGTGGCACGAAACCGCTACATCAAGGCGGTGCAGGAATACAACGTGACAGTGCGCTCCTTTCCGTCGAACCTGACAGCGATGGCCTTCGGCTACAGCGAGAAGGCGAACTTCGCGGTCGAGGACGAGAAGGCCATCGCTCAGCCACCGAATGTGAGCTTCGGCGGCACGACAACGGGCGCGAAGAACGACCCGGGAGGAGCGCCCAAGTGATGCGCATCGCGGCGCGCGCGCTGCTCGTCCTAGGGTTGCTCGTCGGCCTCCTCGTCCAGGCGCAGGTGCCTGTGCCGCCGCTGACGGCGCGCGTGACCGACCAGACAGGGACGCTGAGTGCACAGCAAGCTTCGACGCTCGAGCAGCAACTGGCCGCCTTCGAGGCGCGCAAGGGCACCCAGCTCGCCGTTCTCATCGTGCCGACGACGGGGCCGGAGCCAATCGAGCAGTACGCGCTGCGCGTGGCCGAGCAATGGAAGCTCGGCCGCAAGAACGTGGACGACGCGGCGATCCTCGTGGTCGCCAAGAATGACCGCGCGCTGCGCATCGAGGTGGGCTACGGCCTCGAAGGCGTGCTCAACGACGCCACCGCCAAGCGGATCATCAGCGAGATCATCGTGCCGCAGTTCCGGCAGCAGGACTTCGCAGGTGGCATCTCCGCAGGATTGCAACGGATGATGAGCGTGATCGATGGCGAGCCGCTGCCACCGCCAGCCCGCCGGGCTCGCACCGAAGGCGACGACCTGCCGTCGTACGCTCTGGCGATCGTCGTGGCGGCGCTCATTCTCGGCTCCATAGCACGCCCGATGCTGGGCCGTGTCGGCGGCTCGGTGGCTACCGGGGGAATCGTCGCGGTCGTGACCTGGCTGATGGTGGGTGCACTGGCCAGCGCTCTGTTCGCCGGCGTTCTGGCGTTTTTCGTCACGTTGCTGGGTGGCCAGGGATTGTTACCGATGGTCGGTCGCTATGGAGGCTTCGGGAATGGGCGGCGCGGAGGCTTCGGAGGTGGGGGGTTCCGCGGTGGGGGCGGCGGTTTCGGCGGCGGTGGTGCGTCGGGAAGGTGGTGACGGTGTCGATCGCACGCTTGGTTCGCCATCTGTGCACCACGCACTGGCGCGCCCGGCGCGCATTTCCACGCAAGACATTGAGAGCGATCGAACGCGCGATTCACGACGCGGAGACGACGCATACCGGACGAATCCATTTCGTCGTCGAGGCGGCCATGGACGGGCTGCCGCTGTTGCGCGGCCAGTCTGCGCGCGAGCGGGCGATCGACCTCTTCTCGCACTTGCGCCTGTGGGACACCGAGGACAACAGCGGGGTGCTGATCTACGTCCTGCTCGCCGATCGACAGGTGGAGATCATCGCTGATCGCGGCATCCACGGTCATGTTGGCGCGGCCGGGTGGGGTTCCGTGTGCCGACACATGGAAGCCGCGTTCGCACTTGGACAGTTCGAGAGCGGCACTGTGCAGGGTGTGCGCGAGGTGGCCGAGCACCTGAGCCAGCACTGTCCAGCCGACGGGCACCATCGGCAGGAGCGGCCGCTGATCTTGTAGGAACCTTGCCGCCGGCGCGACCGGTTGTGATGCGCATCGACGCAACTCCGGCATGACGAACGCCGCGAACAAGGCCGCAAGCAATGTCGAGTGTTTGTTGTCCGGCTTGTCGGCGGCAAGCCGACTTGCGTTTGGCAGTCCGTTGAGCCCAACGGTTCAAGAACTGCCAGGCCCGCGCCAACGCCAAGCGTCCGTAGGAACTTGCGCCCCCCTTTCTCAGGGCTTCGACGCGAAGTGGCTCGAACGCCTGCAACAGGTCCTGAGGCGACTTTCGACGTCGCCACCCTGCTTCAAACGGTGGGTGGCATGAACGTCCCGCAATTCACTGCGCTTGCCAAGGGTGGACGCGATGTGGGAACTGTCGCAGAAGATGCCATGAACTCTCGATCGGACGTCCGTCTGGAAACCGGATGCGCCCTGCTCTTCGCGCGATAGACCCGCGGGCCGCAACGCCTCCCTGCATGTCAGCAACAGCCTCCGTGTCCGCCATGTCCCCCATGTCGGGTCTGCTGGCCGGGTGCCTGTGAATCGGCGCCGCCAGGCGAAGCGGTCTGTTCGTCACGCGCGTGGCTGCCTCCGATGCGCCGAAGGATGAAGATCAGTGCGACCACGCCCGCCAGTACGAGAACCCAGTTTTGTGTCAGCCAAGCCATAGCGAACTCCTGTCGCGGCCTTCCACCTTGTGGGCGCGTTCGTGCCGTGAAGCCGCCGATGAGGACACGAGCACACATGCTTGGCACTATAGGCGCCTGCAGTTCGCTCGCGTTTGAGCCACGTCAAGGCGAGAGCCTCCAGGGGATGGTCAGCGGTTGCGCAATTGCGAGACTGCGTCGATGGTGAACTCGATCTCGGCCGGGCGCTCCGGCAGCTTCACCCACACACGGAAGCGGTACGGCCCGTCGTACACCATTCCGAACAGCTGGCCATACGATCCGACGCCGTTCACTGGCATGGGCGGAAGGTACCGCGGCGGCTGGTCCACGATGCCCGGTTCGACCAACTGCGCCCGAATGATCGCGTCGTCGATGCGGCGGCCGGTCTTCGCGTCGAACACCGCGAGCACCAGGTGGTTGATCTTGCCGCCGCCGGGCGGCGGACCGCCGTGCAGCTCCTCGATGGCGTGTTGCTGGGAAACGATGGCTTCCGGCACGAGGCCCCAGTAGACAGCCACGCCGTCGCGCTCCACGCGCTGCTGGGCGCGCGACAAGGGGGACCAGGAAAACAGGGCAAGCACGCCCGCGATCACGAACCAGCGCCGCAGGCCGTTGGGGAGATGGAAAGCTTGCATCGAAGTCTCCTAGATGTGCGTCCTCTCGACCATCTTCGCCGCCGTGATCTTCACGTCCGCCGTGGGAACTACGGCACCTTCTTGATGCCTGTCAGGACGAACGCACCGTGCGAGTGCTCCGCGTTGAAGCGCACCTTATCGCCCTCCTTGAGGCTGTCGAGGAGCTTGTTGTCGGCCGCCAGGTACTCCCTGGTCATGGCGCTCGTACCTAGATTGACGTTCGGGCCGTTCTTGAGCGTGATCTTGCTGTGCTTGCGGTCGATCCTGCGCACGACGCCGTCGTAGGGCAGCTCCGTCGGCCCAGCGTCGGACCGTGCATGCGGCGGCGGGTGGCTTGCCGGCTCGTCGTGGTGCTCGGAGAGTCCGAACGCGAGCGAGCCGGCAGTTGCGAGGATGGCGGCGATGGCGAGATGCTGGAGTCGGTTCACTGGCTTCTCCATTGATGGTGCGCGGGTCTGAGCGCGGTGCAGGTTGCTCGAAGCGTAGAACAGCGGGCGCCCGTCCAATTGATCTGGCTCAACTGGGGTGTCGGAATATTGGGAGCGGCATACCCGCAAGACCCGGGGCAATTCATGATGCGAACGCGCCGCCGGTTTGAGAACATGGACACCGCATTTGAGAAGCCATCTCGTCGAAGCTCAGCTCCACCAGTACTGCCCATGTCGCCCTCCTTGGTCCCGTTAGCCAATGAAACCTCCTTCGGGGGCGGTTACGCGCCGCTCTCCCTGCTCTCCCTGCTCTCCCCGCTCGAAAATGCGGTCCTTGCGCCCGGTCATGCGCAAACAATGAGGGTAATCGACCGATGCTACGCATGAGCCTGCAATCCGGCCTGCTTCGTGCCCTGACGCGGCGCTCCGACTCACGCGCGTTTCCGCTGGTGGTAGCCGGGGCAGCATTGGCGGCGGAACTGTCGATGGCGGTTCCGTTTGCAGGCCTGCTCATTGCCGCGGTGCTGCTGGCGCCGCGACGCTGGGTGTCCATTGCGGTTTGGGCAAGCCTCGGTGCGGCCATCGGCGCGCTTGTGCTGTACCTTGTGTTCCATCACTTGGGGTGGAATCGTCTTTTCGCGGCCTATCCGGACGTGGTGCGCTCTGCCGCATGGCGTGACGCGACGCATTGGCTGGAACACTACGGTGTCGTCTCGCTCTTGGTCATTGCGGCGCTGCCGGTGCCTCTGACCCCCGCGCTCATGTTTGCAGGGATCTCCCGCCTCCCGGTCGTGGAGGTCATTGCCGCCCTGTGGCTTGGCAAGTTGGCGAAGTACCACGTCTATGCCTGGCTCGCCTCGCGATTTCCGGATCGGCTGATCATGCACGGCCAGCGCCATCTCGATGCGTTGCGCACAGTGCTCGGCAACGGCAAGGAGGATCGCGGAGGCCCCCCGCCTACGCGGGGAGGATGATGGCGCTAGTGGCCGACCTCGCAGCTCACGCGTACAGCTGCCGCCTCAGGCGCATCACGCTCCAGGTACCCAGCATCGCCGTCGTCCCCGCAAGCATTGCAAAGTGCGTCCAGAGCACTCGGATGCCCACGCCCTTCATCAGCACCCCCAGCCCGATCTCCATGTAATGCCGCACGGGGCTGAGCGAGGCGAGCCACTGCATGAACGTGGGCATGCTCTCCACCGGCACGGTCGTGCCCGAAAGGAACATGAGCGGGAAAAGCACCAGGAAAGAGAGCAGCAGGGCCTGCTGCAGGTTCTGCGCGAGCGTGCCGATCAGGAAGCCGATGGACAGGAAGGCGGTGAGCCCGATGGCGGACGCGGCGAAGAACAGGGTCAGGTCGCCGGGCATCGGCACCCCGAACCACCGTCCGATCATCAAGCTTGGCACCAGCGCGACCATCCCAATCACGAGAGGCGGCGCCGCTTTCGCGACGATCAGCTCGTGGCTGCGCAGCGGCGTGACAATCAGCTGCTCGATGGTGCCCGACTCCTTTTCGCGCACGAGGCCGGCCGCAGCGGTCACTATGCCCACGAGAGCGCTGGCGACCACGATCATGGAAACGGCCATGAAGTGCTTAAATTCCAGCTGCGGGTTGTACCAAATTCGGGTCTCGGCGCGCACGCCTGGCAACGTTCCGGTCAGGCCCTGGCGCGCCGCCTGCTGCACCATCACTTCGTGGGCGAACCCGCCAACGATAGCCTGCGCGTAGCCGCGCGCTGCGTTGGCCGTATTCGAGTTCGTGCCGCTGAGAATCACCTGGACCTGCGGCGAACGCCCGGAGCCGACATCGGCGGCGAAGCCCGCCGGGATCACGAGCGCGAGGTCCGCCCGGCCGGCGTCGAGCATGCCGTCGATCGCCGGCAGGCTGGCTGCGGGCAGTAGCAGGCGGAAGTAGTCCGTGGCCCGGAATCGATCCACCAACCGGGCGCTGAGCTCGGTGCGGTCGCTGTCGTACACGACCAGCTTGAGGTTGCGCACATCGAAGGAGAGCGCCGCCGTGCACATCACCACGTCGGCGGTGTAGATGAAGACGATCAGGGCCAGCAGGACGCGGTCGCGCAGGAACTGCCGGAACTCCTTGCGGATGGCCGCAACGAGCCGAATCATCGCGCCACCTTCTTGCGCAGGCTGAGGCTCGCGGCCACCAGCAGCACGACCGCGTAGCCGGCCAGAAGCGCCAGGTTGCCCCAGAGGTATTCCAGCCCTACGCCCTTGAGGAACAGGTCGCGGCTGATGTCGTTGAAATACCGCGTAGGAAATGCGTAGGTGTACAACTGCAGCACGTAGGGCATCGTGCCGATCGGGAAGAGAAAGCCAGAGAACAGGAACGACGGCATCAGCGTCCCCACGAGCGAAAGGAACACTGCGGCGACCTGGGTACGCACCACCGCGGACACCGCGACGCCCAGTGCGACCGTGACGAACACATAGAGGAGCGACGCCCCGAGCAGGAGCGTCAAGCTGCCTCGCAGCGGGATGCCGAACCAGGCGGTGCCAGCGCCCAGCACCAGCAGCATCTGCCCGAACGCAATCAGCGCGTACGGCAGCACTTTGCCCAGGACGAAGAGGGCCGGCGTGACCGGTGACACGTAGATCTGCTCGATGGTGCCCCGCTCGCGTTCGCGCACGATCGCCAGCGCGGTGAGCATGGGTGGGAAGGCCATCAGCAGCACCGCGAAGAGGCCGGGCACGATGTAGTTCACCGTACGCATCGAAGGGTTGAACCACACACGCGTCTCGAGCTGCACTGGCGGTGGCAGCGAAAGCCCCAACTCTGCGAGGCGGCGCTGCGCGGCTTGCTCGGAGAAGCGGTTGACGACCGCTGCGGCGTAGTTCGACACGATCAGCGCAGTGGCGGAGAAGGAGCCGTCCAGCAAGAGCTGCACGCTTGCTTCACGGCCGGCCCGGAGCTCGTGGGTGAATTCCGGCGGTATATCGAGCACCACGGTCGCCTTGCCGGTGTCGAGTACCGCCCGGGCCTGTGCATCCGAACGCACCAGTGACTGCAGGTGGAAGTAGCCGCTGCGCACGAACGCTTCCGTAAGCCGGCCGCTCTCCTGGGTGCCGTCGCGGTCTCGCACGGCCAGCGGCACATCTTCCACGTCCATCGAGATGCCATAGCCGAAGATGAACAGCATGAGCAGGGGCAGCACGATGGCGACAGCAAGGGTGATCGGATCCCGCAGGATTTCGATTCCTTCCTTGCGCACCAGGGCGCGCAGCACGCGCGTAGTCATGCCACGGACTCCGCGCTCGTTGCGCGCTCGCCGGACGCGGCTTTGGTGCCCGTCATCAAGCGCACGAAGACATCCTCGAGAGTCCCGCCGCCCTGCGTCGCGCGAAGTGCAGCCGGTGTGTCCATCGCCAGCAGCCGTCCGCGATCGATGAACGCGACGCGATCGCATTGCTCTGCCTCGCGCAGGTAGTGGGTCGTCACCAGGACGGCCGTCCCGCTGCGGCTGATCTGCCCGATAAAGCGCCAGAACGCGGCTCGCGACACCGGATCGACTCCGGAGGTGGGCTCGTCCAGGAACAACACATCCGGACGGTGCAGCACCGCACACCCGAGTGCGAGTCGCTGCCGCAGCGCGCCGGAGAGGCTGCGCACGAGCCGCCGCCCCTCGCCGAGCAACCCGGCCAGCTGCAGCGCCCACCTGGCCCGCTGCTGCAATTCGCCGGCACGCAGCCCATACACCGAGCCGAAGAAGTCGATGTTCTCAGCCACCGTCAGGTCGAGGTAAAGGGAAAAGTGCTGCGACATGTAGCCGATGCGCCCCTTCACCGCGCCAGGCCGCAGCGCGACGTCGATGCCTGCGACTTGAATCGCGCCCTCGCTGGGCGCAAGGATGCCGCAAAGCATCCGGATGATGGTGCTCTTTCCGGACCCGTTCGGTCCGAGCAACCCGAACACCTCGCCTCGAGCCACCGGAAAGCTCACGTCATCGACCGCCGTGAAATCACCGAACCGGCACGTGAGATGCTGCACTTCGATGGCATTTCCTGGCGCATGGGTGGCCGGGGGGATGGGGGGCGGCTCCCCTCCGGCCGGCGGTGGCAAGAGCCGGCTGACCTCCTTTTCCAGGTCCGGGCCGAAAGCCGCTGGGCGGTCGCAGGCCAGCACTCGTCCTGCGGAGAGCAGCGCGACTCGGTCGCACCCTGCCGCCTCGTCCATGTAGGAGGTGGCGACCAGAATGGTCTTGCCGCGCGCGTGAAACGCCCGCAGCATGCCCCACAGCTCCCGGCGCGACACGGGATCCACACCGAGCGTCGGCTCGTCCAGCACGAGGATCTCTGGTTCGTGGAGCAAGCTGCAACAAACTGCGAGCTTCTTCTGCATGCCGCCCGAAAGGGCTTGGGCGCGGCGCTCGAGAAAGGGCGCCAACCCAGAGAAGCGCAACAACTGTTCGCGCCTTTGCGCGAACACCTCGATCGGCACAGCGCGGATGGCCGCAAAGAACGCGAGGTTCTCGCTCACGGTCAGGTCCCCGTATAGCGAGTAAGCCTGGGCGACGTAGCCGAGCGACGCGTTGATGCGGGCCGCGTCCTGGACGCTGTCGAGGCCGTCCACCGTCACGCCACCCGTGGTCGGGTCCAGGATGGCGCATACGGATTGCAGGAGGGTCGTCTTGCCTGCGCCATCGGCGCCGACGATGGCAAACATCTCGCCGCGCCCCACTGTAAAGGTGACATTTTCCAGCGCCACCTGCCGCCCGAAACGGCGCGTTAGCGAGTGGACCGCGATCGCTTCAGCTGCGGGCACCGGCGCTCACCTTGATCTTGACGTCCGCCGGCATCCCGGGCTTCAACAGCCCCTGGGGCTCGGCGAGCCGCACCTTGACCGCGAAGACGAGCTTTTCGCGCTCGTCCTTCATATGGACTTCCTTGGGCGTGAACTCTGCCTGCTGCGCGATCTCACTGACCGCCCCCGCGAACACGCGGCCCGGAAATGCATCGACGGCGACGCTGGCGGCATCGCCGAGCCTGATACGCCCCACATCCCGCTCAGTCACGTAGACGCGCACGAACAGGTCCCCGAGGTCCACAAGGGTCGCGATCGGCCGGCCAGCGGCCACCAGTTCCCCGGGTTCCGCAAGCCGGGCCATGACGGTCCCCGGGCCGGGCGCGAAGAGGCGCGTATCCGCCAGTTGCGCCTCGACCTCGGCAATGGCGGCAAGCGCCGCCTGGGCCTGACTCTCGGCCGTCGCGCGCGCGGCAACCACACGCTGGCGTTCTGCGGCGAGGCGCAGCACGTCCCGCTCACGGATCTCGACCTCGCCGCTTGCTGCGCGGGCCTTGTCGCGCGCGGCCCGCGCCTCTTCCGCAGCCCGGCGGACCGCGGTGAGGCGGGCCTGCGAGGCGCGCAGGCGAGTGGCCATTTCGTCCAAGTAGTTGCGGCTGACGAATCCCTGCTCCAGCAGCTTTTCGAAACGCTCGTAGGACACCTGGTCCTGGTTGGCTTGGGCTTCAGCGGCCGCGATGTCGGCGGCGGAGCGGGCCATGGCCTCGTCGGCCCGATGGACCTCGTGCGAGGTCGTGCCTTGCGCGAGTTGCGCGCCCAGCCTGGCCTGTTCAGAGGTTTCGTCCAGGACGCGCAACTGGGCGTCTAGTTCGGCAATGAGGCCCTGCGCCCCAGCGGACCGCGCACGCGCTTGCGTCAGCCGCGCTTCCAGCTCGCGTGCTGCGATTTGGGCGACGAGCTGCCCCTTCGCCACGAACTCGCCTTCCCGCACGGCCACGATCTCGGCGATGCCCGGAATGCGCGCGCTGAGGGTGACTTCGGTACCGCGGATCTGACCGTTCGCCTCGATCGCGTCGCTTGGCGCCGCCGGTCGTAGCACAAGGTACGCGCCGGCCACCACCGCCAGCAAGGCCGCACCGGCAGCGGCATAGACAAGGCGCTTCGAACCGAGAAGCGTACGCATTCCACTTTATCCCCTAGGCAAGCGGCAGGCCGGTTGATCGGCGTCAAGCAAGCGGCCCCTGCACGGGCAATTGAGCCAGATCAATCGAGCGGCCCCGCACTGCCCTACGCTCCCAGGCATTGAGCGAGTGGGAGTAGTTCACGCAGACCATGCTTCGGCAGCGCTCAGACCGACCGCCACTACCACTCATGAAAAGGCGAGGCCAATGAAGCTCTGTTTCCTCGGCGCGGCCGGCACAGTCACCGGTTCGAAGTACCTGATAGAACACGAGGGAATGCACCTGCTGGTCGACTGCGGGTTGTTCCAGGGCTACAAGCAATTGCGGTTGATGAACTGGGAGCCGCTGCCATTCGATCCGGCCGGCATCGACGCGGTGGTGCTCACACATGCGCACCTGGATCACTCGGGCGCGCTGCCGCTGTTGGTCAAACAGGGATTCCGTGGACCGATCCTGGCCACCCGCTCTTCGATCGACCTGTGCCAGTTGCTATTGCCAGACAGCGCCCGGATCCAGGAGGAAGATGCGGCGTACGCCAACCGGCATCACACGTCCAGGCACACACCAGCACTGCCGCTTTACACGGAGGACGATGCGCGCCGGGCGCTGGAGCGCCTCAAGCCGGTGCGCTTCGGCGATGGCGTGGAAATCTCTCGAGGCCTGTCGGTGAACCTGCGACCCGCCGGCCACATCTTGGGCGCTGCATCGGTCGAACTCACCGCCGGTGGCACGACCGTTCTGTTCTCAGGTGACATAGGACGCCCAGACGACCTCGTCATGCGTGAGCCTGCCCCAATCCGCAAGGCCGATCACATCGTCGTCGAATCGACCTACGGCGACCGCCTTCATGAACCGGAGGCGCAAGCC
This region includes:
- a CDS encoding LemA family protein, whose translation is MRRLFTLITVVVALSLGGCGYNTLQSNDEQIKASWSEVVNQYQRRADLVPNLVNTVKGEANFEQSTLTKVVEARAKATSIQATPELINDPQAFQKFQSAQGELSSALSRLLVVSENYPTLRANEGFRDLQAQLEGTENRITVARNRYIKAVQEYNVTVRSFPSNLTAMAFGYSEKANFAVEDEKAIAQPPNVSFGGTTTGAKNDPGGAPK
- a CDS encoding YqaA family protein, giving the protein MSLQSGLLRALTRRSDSRAFPLVVAGAALAAELSMAVPFAGLLIAAVLLAPRRWVSIAVWASLGAAIGALVLYLVFHHLGWNRLFAAYPDVVRSAAWRDATHWLEHYGVVSLLVIAALPVPLTPALMFAGISRLPVVEVIAALWLGKLAKYHVYAWLASRFPDRLIMHGQRHLDALRTVLGNGKEDRGGPPPTRGG
- a CDS encoding methyltransferase family protein, with product MSHDAPGYGLWMLVILNSAIFIMFAFSFFRPQTSRDWRTFGSFAAFIIALFVEMYGFPLTLYLLSGWLQTRYPNLDLLSHNSGHLWSTLLGEKGDPHFSALHIASYAFIGGGFWLLSSAWKVLYHAQRSGRLATSGPYARIRHPQYVAFVAILLGFLLQWPTLLTLLMFPMLVWMYSRLSIREEADMRDSFGTEFDAYAARTPRFLPSLRQPGEGAGT
- a CDS encoding ABC transporter permease, with protein sequence MIRLVAAIRKEFRQFLRDRVLLALIVFIYTADVVMCTAALSFDVRNLKLVVYDSDRTELSARLVDRFRATDYFRLLLPAASLPAIDGMLDAGRADLALVIPAGFAADVGSGRSPQVQVILSGTNSNTANAARGYAQAIVGGFAHEVMVQQAARQGLTGTLPGVRAETRIWYNPQLEFKHFMAVSMIVVASALVGIVTAAAGLVREKESGTIEQLIVTPLRSHELIVAKAAPPLVIGMVALVPSLMIGRWFGVPMPGDLTLFFAASAIGLTAFLSIGFLIGTLAQNLQQALLLSFLVLFPLMFLSGTTVPVESMPTFMQWLASLSPVRHYMEIGLGVLMKGVGIRVLWTHFAMLAGTTAMLGTWSVMRLRRQLYA
- a CDS encoding TPM domain-containing protein, with translation MSIARLVRHLCTTHWRARRAFPRKTLRAIERAIHDAETTHTGRIHFVVEAAMDGLPLLRGQSARERAIDLFSHLRLWDTEDNSGVLIYVLLADRQVEIIADRGIHGHVGAAGWGSVCRHMEAAFALGQFESGTVQGVREVAEHLSQHCPADGHHRQERPLIL
- a CDS encoding copper-binding protein: MNRLQHLAIAAILATAGSLAFGLSEHHDEPASHPPPHARSDAGPTELPYDGVVRRIDRKHSKITLKNGPNVNLGTSAMTREYLAADNKLLDSLKEGDKVRFNAEHSHGAFVLTGIKKVP
- a CDS encoding TPM domain-containing protein is translated as MRIAARALLVLGLLVGLLVQAQVPVPPLTARVTDQTGTLSAQQASTLEQQLAAFEARKGTQLAVLIVPTTGPEPIEQYALRVAEQWKLGRKNVDDAAILVVAKNDRALRIEVGYGLEGVLNDATAKRIISEIIVPQFRQQDFAGGISAGLQRMMSVIDGEPLPPPARRARTEGDDLPSYALAIVVAALILGSIARPMLGRVGGSVATGGIVAVVTWLMVGALASALFAGVLAFFVTLLGGQGLLPMVGRYGGFGNGRRGGFGGGGFRGGGGGFGGGGASGRW
- the ppk2 gene encoding polyphosphate kinase 2; this encodes MARSKKSEVRGKADAQAHQDTHHGSAVQSLGREDYEAQLHLLQIELVKLQRHFIGCGDRILILLEGRDAAGKDGSIKRIVENLSPRETRVVALGKPSDRERNGWYFQRYVPHLPVAEELVLFNRSWYNRAGVERVMGFCTPAQHEEFMLSVPMFEEMIVRSGIKLLKYYLDISKNEQVERLDERRRDPLKQWKTSPIDAVAVKHWKAYSLARDEMLMRTHNAVAPWHIVRADDKRLARLNLIRDILSRLHYADKKDKLLRADSDVVFEFSPDCIKAERLAR
- a CDS encoding MerR family transcriptional regulator, giving the protein MKKIEDPGLVATGDRLTIGRLAKAAGVGVETIRYYQSRGLLPVPKAATGFRQYPMSMIDRIGFIKRAQDLGFLLDEVASLLDLEDGRNRRAIQTVTRRRLEQINEKLSDLERMRSALRGLLDECEVTGHAHPCPIIAALLGPPPAASPRVNRLR
- a CDS encoding DUF302 domain-containing protein, translating into MPAKYAFGRTVALSHDEAIARVTQELAKEGFGVLTDIDVAATMQKKLGLKMPPYRILGACNPQFAHQALEAEPQIGALLPCNVVVRTDPQGSTFVEVMDPVAVLGLVERDDIEPIATEVRQRLQRALAAV